Proteins co-encoded in one Cupriavidus nantongensis genomic window:
- a CDS encoding DUF1328 domain-containing protein, with translation MLQYALVFFVIALIAAIFGFGGIAAGAVEIAKILFFIFLVVALVAAVMGLVRRGR, from the coding sequence ATGCTGCAATATGCACTCGTATTTTTCGTCATCGCCCTGATCGCCGCGATTTTCGGCTTCGGCGGGATTGCCGCCGGCGCCGTGGAAATCGCCAAGATCCTGTTCTTCATCTTCCTGGTCGTGGCGCTGGTTGCCGCGGTGATGGGACTCGTTCGCAGGGGACGATAA
- a CDS encoding DUF883 family protein: MLTQNPKVRKELNHLSDSADSAIRHIKHAARDTREAAAPVSSEVKSLISQLEHTIQVLAREGSAESLQAGHRLRERASEMAHRLRAQTADGMMRARERVDGAVVHAQHRVAESPLKAVAIAAAVGAVIGLLLANGRHHHADEE; the protein is encoded by the coding sequence ATGCTGACGCAGAACCCTAAAGTCCGGAAGGAACTGAACCACCTGTCCGACAGTGCCGACAGTGCGATCCGCCATATCAAGCATGCCGCGCGCGATACGCGCGAGGCCGCGGCGCCGGTGTCCAGCGAAGTCAAGTCGCTGATCTCGCAGCTCGAGCACACCATTCAGGTGCTGGCGCGCGAGGGCTCTGCCGAGAGCCTGCAGGCCGGCCATCGCCTGCGCGAACGCGCTAGCGAGATGGCGCATCGCCTGCGTGCCCAGACCGCCGACGGCATGATGCGCGCGCGCGAACGCGTGGATGGTGCGGTGGTGCACGCCCAGCACCGCGTGGCCGAATCCCCGCTGAAGGCGGTGGCGATCGCCGCCGCCGTCGGCGCGGTGATCGGGCTGCTGCTGGCCAATGGGCGGCACCACCATGCCGATGAGGAATAA
- a CDS encoding DUF1840 domain-containing protein, whose translation MLITFKSHAAQDLIMMKDLAVTLLGIIGKHLGERGVITVDELPHAIHKLEAAVADARRAHPADTAVEAQADAEEEEEEPLHLGQRAYPFLDMLRASQREGANVLWGV comes from the coding sequence ATGCTGATCACCTTCAAATCCCACGCCGCGCAGGACCTGATCATGATGAAGGATCTGGCCGTGACGCTCCTGGGCATCATCGGCAAGCATCTCGGGGAACGGGGGGTGATCACCGTCGACGAACTGCCGCACGCAATCCACAAGCTCGAGGCGGCCGTGGCCGATGCGCGCCGCGCGCACCCGGCCGACACGGCGGTCGAGGCCCAAGCCGATGCCGAGGAAGAAGAGGAAGAGCCGCTGCACTTGGGGCAGCGCGCCTATCCCTTCCTCGACATGCTGCGCGCCTCGCAGCGCGAAGGCGCCAATGTCCTCTGGGGAGTCTGA
- the argS gene encoding arginine--tRNA ligase, which yields MLPVQTSNLAAAFTDAVRALAPADAILPAVTFERPKVAAHGDLACNVAMQVARALKSNPRELAQRIVAAVQADERAQALVATMEIAGPGFINLRLTPAAKAEVLRAVLNQGDHYGARERGVHGQVLVEFVSANPTGPLHVGHGRQAALGDALANLLSWQGWHVHREFYYNDAGVQIQTLALSVQARARGLKPGDASWPEAAYNGDYIADIAADFLAGKTVSASDGEPVTASGNVEDIDSIRRFAVTYLRNEQDIDLQAFGVKFDRYYLESSLYSDGRVDAAVQSLIGKGKTYESEGALWLRTTDDGDDKDRVMKKSDGTYTYFVPDVAYHTTKWERGFTKVINVQGSDHHGTIARVRAGLQGLDIGIPQGYPDYVLHKMVTVMKNGEEVKISKRAGSYVTVRDLIEWSNGGDETIRGCLDQGVADWPAHFTRGRDAVRFFLLSRKADTEFVFDVDLALKQNDENPVYYVQYAHARICSIFESWGGADWEARLAELAGADLAAVTGAEASAQALALGQRLAEFPDMLAAAASELAPHAVAFYLRDLAGDFHAFYNADRVLVDDEAVKRARLALLAATRQVLRNGLAVIGVSAPRRM from the coding sequence ATGCTGCCTGTTCAGACCTCCAATCTTGCCGCCGCGTTCACCGATGCCGTGCGTGCGCTCGCCCCGGCCGATGCCATCTTGCCCGCGGTCACCTTCGAGCGGCCCAAGGTGGCCGCCCATGGCGACCTCGCCTGCAATGTCGCGATGCAGGTCGCGCGCGCGCTCAAGAGCAATCCGCGCGAGCTGGCGCAGCGCATCGTCGCCGCGGTGCAGGCCGACGAGCGCGCGCAGGCGCTGGTCGCGACCATGGAGATCGCCGGCCCCGGCTTCATCAACCTGCGCCTGACGCCGGCGGCCAAGGCCGAGGTGCTGCGCGCGGTGCTGAACCAGGGCGACCACTACGGCGCGCGCGAACGCGGCGTGCATGGCCAGGTGCTGGTGGAGTTCGTCTCGGCCAACCCGACCGGCCCGCTGCACGTCGGCCACGGCCGCCAGGCGGCGCTGGGCGATGCGCTCGCCAACCTGCTGTCGTGGCAGGGCTGGCACGTGCACCGCGAGTTCTACTACAACGATGCCGGCGTGCAGATCCAGACCCTGGCGCTGTCGGTGCAGGCGCGCGCGCGCGGCCTGAAGCCGGGCGATGCCAGCTGGCCCGAGGCCGCCTACAACGGCGACTACATCGCCGACATCGCCGCCGACTTCCTTGCCGGCAAGACCGTCAGCGCGTCCGACGGCGAGCCGGTGACCGCGTCGGGCAACGTCGAGGACATCGACTCGATCCGCAGGTTCGCCGTGACCTACCTGCGCAACGAGCAGGACATCGACCTGCAGGCCTTCGGCGTCAAGTTCGACCGCTACTACCTGGAGTCGTCGCTGTACAGCGACGGCCGCGTCGACGCCGCGGTGCAGTCGCTGATCGGTAAAGGCAAGACCTACGAGAGCGAGGGCGCGCTGTGGCTGCGCACCACCGACGACGGCGACGACAAGGACCGCGTGATGAAGAAGAGCGACGGCACCTATACCTACTTCGTGCCGGACGTGGCCTACCACACCACCAAGTGGGAGCGCGGCTTCACCAAGGTCATCAACGTGCAGGGCAGCGACCACCACGGCACCATCGCGCGCGTGCGCGCCGGCCTGCAGGGCCTGGACATCGGCATCCCGCAGGGCTATCCCGACTACGTGCTGCACAAGATGGTGACCGTGATGAAGAACGGCGAGGAGGTCAAGATCTCCAAGCGCGCCGGCTCCTACGTCACCGTGCGTGACCTGATCGAATGGTCCAACGGTGGCGACGAGACCATCCGCGGCTGCCTGGACCAGGGCGTGGCCGACTGGCCCGCGCACTTCACCCGCGGCCGCGACGCGGTGCGCTTCTTCCTGCTGTCGCGCAAGGCCGATACCGAGTTCGTGTTCGATGTCGACCTCGCGCTCAAGCAGAACGACGAGAACCCGGTGTACTACGTCCAGTACGCCCATGCCCGTATCTGCTCGATCTTCGAGTCGTGGGGCGGCGCGGACTGGGAAGCGCGCCTGGCCGAGCTGGCGGGCGCCGACCTGGCCGCCGTGACCGGCGCCGAAGCCAGCGCCCAGGCGCTGGCGCTGGGACAGCGCCTGGCCGAGTTCCCGGACATGCTGGCGGCCGCCGCGTCGGAACTGGCGCCGCACGCGGTGGCGTTCTACCTGCGCGACCTGGCCGGCGACTTCCACGCCTTCTACAACGCCGACCGCGTGCTGGTCGACGACGAAGCCGTCAAGCGCGCCCGCCTGGCGCTGCTGGCCGCCACGCGCCAGGTGCTGCGCAACGGCCTGGCGGTGATCGGCGTGTCCGCCCCGCGCCGCATGTAA
- a CDS encoding SPOR domain-containing protein has product MQQQRKRESRNVRRSQQRGGTFLGLVLGLIVGLAIAVVVALYITKSPTPFQQKHAPRPSEPGNVTSQLPAPAQRADEGPSDPNKPLWSKTPAKPVGQAPEPEPKQNGQPPVATRPAEKPVDKPLDKPVEKPADKPLATKPAEKPVSDPIAEIAQADAHKVGYLLQVGAFRSSDDADRQKANLAMQGFEARITERDVNGVKMYRVRLGPYNRIEDMNKARDRLQSSGFEASVIRFTKQ; this is encoded by the coding sequence ATGCAACAGCAACGCAAGCGCGAGTCGCGCAATGTCCGCCGCAGCCAGCAGCGCGGCGGTACGTTCCTGGGCCTGGTGCTCGGGCTGATCGTCGGGCTGGCCATCGCCGTGGTGGTCGCCCTGTACATCACCAAGTCGCCGACGCCGTTCCAGCAGAAACATGCCCCCCGGCCGAGCGAGCCCGGCAACGTCACCAGCCAGCTGCCGGCTCCGGCCCAGCGCGCCGACGAAGGCCCGAGCGACCCCAACAAGCCGCTGTGGAGCAAGACCCCGGCCAAGCCGGTGGGCCAGGCGCCGGAGCCCGAGCCCAAGCAGAACGGCCAGCCGCCGGTGGCGACCCGCCCGGCGGAGAAGCCGGTGGACAAGCCGCTGGACAAGCCCGTCGAGAAGCCGGCCGACAAGCCGCTCGCCACCAAGCCCGCCGAGAAGCCGGTGTCGGACCCGATCGCCGAGATCGCTCAGGCCGACGCGCACAAGGTGGGCTACCTGCTGCAGGTGGGCGCGTTCCGCTCGTCGGACGACGCCGACCGCCAGAAGGCCAACCTGGCGATGCAGGGCTTCGAGGCCCGCATCACCGAGCGGGACGTCAACGGGGTCAAGATGTACCGGGTGCGCCTGGGGCCGTACAACCGCATCGAAGACATGAACAAGGCACGCGACCGGCTGCAGTCGTCCGGTTTCGAGGCCTCGGTGATCCGCTTTACCAAGCAGTAG
- a CDS encoding thiol:disulfide interchange protein DsbA/DsbL: MKKLAALFAMFAAVGGLLMSAPSQAAPTEGKEYQVLKTPQPVAAGKIEVTEFFWYGCPHCYDFEPDLEAWVKKQGGNVVFKRVPVAFRDDLLPHTKIFYALEAIGKLDAMHNKVFSAIHTERKRLTDTNEIADFMAKNGVDRKAFLDAYNSFTVTTNSQRANKIADAYKIDGVPTVVVQGKYVTSPSIAGNKQGAVQTMDYLVEQIKAKKM; the protein is encoded by the coding sequence ATGAAAAAACTCGCCGCACTGTTCGCCATGTTCGCCGCCGTGGGCGGCCTGCTGATGTCCGCCCCGTCGCAGGCGGCACCCACCGAAGGCAAGGAGTACCAGGTCCTGAAGACGCCCCAGCCGGTCGCGGCGGGCAAGATCGAGGTGACCGAGTTCTTCTGGTATGGCTGCCCGCACTGCTATGACTTCGAGCCCGACCTGGAAGCCTGGGTCAAGAAGCAGGGCGGCAACGTGGTGTTCAAGCGCGTGCCGGTCGCGTTCCGCGATGACCTGCTCCCCCACACCAAGATCTTCTACGCGCTGGAAGCCATCGGCAAACTCGACGCCATGCACAACAAGGTCTTCAGCGCCATCCACACGGAGCGCAAGCGCCTGACCGACACCAACGAGATCGCCGATTTCATGGCCAAGAACGGTGTCGACCGCAAGGCCTTCCTGGATGCGTACAACTCGTTCACGGTGACGACCAACTCGCAGCGCGCCAACAAGATCGCCGACGCCTACAAGATCGACGGCGTGCCGACCGTGGTGGTGCAGGGCAAGTACGTGACCTCGCCGTCGATCGCCGGCAACAAGCAGGGCGCGGTGCAGACCATGGATTACCTGGTGGAGCAGATCAAGGCGAAGAAGATGTGA
- a CDS encoding SDR family oxidoreductase — MRPLKVFLTGASSGLGQALAREYAAQGAILGLVARREDALREFVATLPNPGAVRVYGADVRDAEAMARAAQDFLAHFGCPDVVIANAGVSVGTVASEREDLDAFRQVMDTNWFGVLTTFQPFLHAMQAREPGHFGRRGTLVGIASVAGVRGLPGAGAYSASKSAVIKLLESLRLEQRRHGIGVVTIAPGYIRTPMTAHNPYRMPFLTDADVFARKAVRVIAAGRRFRVIPWQMGVVAALLHVMPRWLYDALAAGAPRKPRRADAPREP; from the coding sequence ATGCGTCCCCTCAAAGTCTTCCTCACCGGCGCCTCCAGCGGCCTGGGCCAGGCGCTCGCACGCGAGTACGCCGCGCAGGGCGCCATCCTGGGCCTGGTGGCGCGGCGCGAGGACGCGCTGCGCGAATTCGTGGCGACGCTGCCCAACCCCGGCGCGGTGCGCGTCTATGGCGCCGACGTGCGCGATGCCGAGGCGATGGCGCGCGCGGCGCAGGACTTCCTTGCCCATTTCGGCTGCCCGGACGTGGTGATCGCCAACGCAGGGGTCTCGGTCGGCACCGTCGCCAGCGAGCGCGAGGACCTGGACGCCTTCCGCCAGGTGATGGACACCAACTGGTTCGGCGTGCTGACCACCTTCCAGCCGTTCCTGCACGCGATGCAGGCGCGCGAGCCCGGCCACTTCGGGCGGCGCGGCACGCTGGTGGGCATCGCCAGCGTCGCCGGCGTGCGCGGACTGCCGGGCGCGGGGGCCTACAGCGCTTCCAAGTCGGCGGTGATCAAGCTGCTCGAAAGCCTGCGGCTGGAGCAGCGCCGCCACGGTATCGGCGTGGTCACGATCGCGCCCGGCTATATCCGCACGCCGATGACCGCGCACAACCCGTACCGCATGCCGTTCCTGACCGATGCCGACGTGTTCGCGCGCAAGGCCGTGCGCGTGATCGCGGCGGGCCGGCGTTTCCGCGTGATCCCGTGGCAAATGGGCGTGGTGGCGGCGCTGTTGCACGTGATGCCGCGCTGGCTGTACGACGCGCTCGCCGCGGGCGCGCCGCGCAAGCCGCGCCGTGCCGACGCACCCCGGGAGCCCTGA
- a CDS encoding helical backbone metal receptor produces the protein MWRDAIGQQHAAATGVVRIASLVPSVTELLFALGLARQMVARTGFCIHPEPAVRAVPKVGGTKDVNVARLRELAPTHVVVNIDENRRETVDEIRGFVPNVIVTHPCAPEDNLGLYRLLGGIFGCHAEAEALCAALQAQLDAIRVRPWPPRRVLYAIWQDPWMTVSRDTYISRMLALANWQTWPGGADTLQACEGGDCSRPNAPGERYPTFRWSDALVRKLDLVLLSTEPYRFTEDHADALERQLGKPVLLVDGEMLSWYGSRAVDGVRYLAALAAAN, from the coding sequence ATGTGGCGCGACGCCATCGGCCAGCAGCATGCCGCCGCCACCGGCGTGGTGCGGATCGCCTCGCTGGTGCCGTCGGTAACCGAACTGCTGTTCGCGCTCGGGCTGGCGCGGCAGATGGTGGCGCGCACCGGCTTCTGCATCCATCCGGAACCGGCGGTGCGTGCCGTGCCCAAGGTGGGCGGCACCAAGGACGTCAACGTGGCGCGGCTGCGCGAGCTGGCGCCCACCCATGTGGTGGTCAATATCGACGAGAACCGGCGCGAGACGGTCGACGAGATCCGCGGCTTCGTGCCCAACGTGATCGTCACCCATCCATGCGCGCCGGAAGACAACCTCGGGCTGTACCGGCTGCTGGGTGGCATCTTTGGCTGCCATGCCGAGGCCGAGGCCCTGTGCGCGGCGCTGCAGGCGCAACTGGATGCGATCCGCGTGCGGCCATGGCCGCCACGGCGCGTGCTCTACGCGATCTGGCAGGACCCGTGGATGACGGTGTCGCGCGACACCTATATCAGCCGCATGCTGGCGCTGGCCAACTGGCAGACCTGGCCTGGCGGCGCGGATACCTTGCAGGCCTGCGAAGGCGGCGACTGCAGTCGCCCCAATGCGCCCGGCGAGCGCTATCCGACCTTCCGCTGGAGCGATGCGCTGGTGCGCAAGCTCGACCTGGTGCTGCTGTCGACCGAGCCCTACCGCTTTACCGAAGACCATGCCGACGCGCTCGAACGCCAGCTCGGCAAGCCGGTGCTGCTGGTCGACGGCGAGATGCTGTCCTGGTACGGCAGCCGCGCCGTCGACGGGGTGCGCTACCTGGCGGCGCTGGCGGCCGCCAACTGA
- a CDS encoding MBL fold metallo-hydrolase, with protein MNALEHQLQYPFGDTMPAPGTKQEVAPGVYWLRMPLPFALDHINLWLLRDRLDGRDGWTIIDCGITNDTIKAHWETIFANELEGLPVVRVLVTHSHPDHVGLAHWLCRRFDVRLWMSLGDYMSARVMGSGTGAGSSAGGDAAAAHFALHGLTDADSQEKLRARKTYYPSLVPDLPTQYRRLMEGDTVRIGTDAATSGWRVITGFGHSPEHVALYNAATNVLVSGDMVLPRISTNVSVFDMEPEANSLQLYLDSLSKYEPLPQDVLILPSHGRPFRNLHTRIMQLREHHADRLAETLEACREKACSAHDIVSVIFKRQFDIHQMTFAMGESLAHLHCLWHRGELVRETGDDGVIRFRAA; from the coding sequence ATGAACGCACTCGAACACCAGCTCCAATACCCGTTCGGCGACACCATGCCGGCGCCCGGCACCAAGCAGGAAGTCGCCCCCGGCGTCTACTGGCTGCGCATGCCGCTGCCGTTCGCGCTCGACCATATCAACCTGTGGCTGCTGCGCGACCGCCTGGACGGGCGCGACGGCTGGACCATCATCGACTGCGGCATCACCAACGACACCATCAAGGCGCACTGGGAAACCATCTTCGCCAACGAGCTGGAAGGCCTGCCGGTGGTGCGCGTGCTGGTCACGCACAGCCACCCCGACCACGTCGGCCTGGCGCACTGGCTGTGCCGGCGTTTCGACGTGCGGCTGTGGATGAGCCTGGGCGACTACATGAGCGCGCGGGTCATGGGCAGCGGCACCGGGGCCGGGTCGAGTGCCGGCGGCGATGCTGCCGCCGCGCACTTCGCGCTGCATGGCCTGACCGATGCCGACAGCCAGGAAAAGCTGCGCGCGCGCAAGACCTATTACCCGTCGCTGGTGCCCGACCTGCCGACGCAATACCGCCGCCTGATGGAAGGCGACACGGTGCGCATCGGCACCGACGCGGCGACCTCCGGCTGGCGCGTGATCACCGGCTTCGGCCATTCGCCCGAGCACGTGGCGCTGTATAACGCCGCCACCAACGTGCTGGTCTCCGGCGACATGGTGCTGCCGCGCATCTCGACCAATGTCAGCGTGTTCGACATGGAGCCCGAGGCCAATTCGCTGCAGCTCTACCTGGATTCGCTAAGCAAGTACGAACCGCTGCCGCAGGACGTGCTGATCCTGCCGTCGCACGGCCGCCCGTTCCGCAACCTGCATACCCGCATCATGCAGCTGCGCGAGCACCATGCCGACCGCCTCGCCGAAACGCTGGAGGCGTGCCGCGAGAAAGCCTGCAGCGCGCACGACATCGTCAGCGTGATCTTCAAGCGCCAGTTCGACATCCACCAGATGACCTTCGCCATGGGCGAGTCGCTGGCCCACCTGCACTGCCTGTGGCACCGCGGCGAGCTGGTGCGCGAAACCGGCGATGACGGCGTGATCCGTTTCCGGGCCGCCTGA
- a CDS encoding MerR family transcriptional regulator yields the protein MSATPAAASATYTITDLAREFDVTPRAIRFYEDQGLLSPQREGPGGRKRVYNGRERTRLKLTLRGKRLGLTLNEIREILDLYESPRDTAPQLDRFLVALAAHRRTLERQMEDLQAQLAEIDQHERQCRALLAAQGGDDAPDQTHAA from the coding sequence ATGTCAGCGACGCCAGCGGCGGCTTCCGCCACCTACACCATTACCGACCTCGCGCGTGAATTCGACGTCACGCCGCGCGCCATCCGCTTCTACGAGGATCAAGGCCTGCTGTCGCCGCAGCGCGAAGGGCCGGGCGGGCGCAAGCGCGTCTACAACGGCCGCGAGCGGACCCGGCTAAAGCTGACGCTGCGCGGCAAGAGGTTGGGGCTTACTCTCAACGAGATCCGCGAGATCCTTGACCTGTATGAATCGCCGCGCGATACCGCGCCGCAACTCGACCGGTTCCTGGTCGCGCTCGCCGCGCACCGCCGCACGCTCGAGCGCCAGATGGAAGACCTGCAGGCGCAACTGGCAGAGATCGACCAGCATGAGCGCCAGTGCAGGGCGTTGCTGGCCGCGCAGGGCGGCGACGATGCGCCCGATCAGACCCATGCCGCCTGA
- a CDS encoding PaaI family thioesterase, translated as MTASPAQAVPAEPEPLSAARADAIATSFSRQGLMRTFGAELARVQRGEVELAMPWSEGVTQQHGFFHGGVVGALADSACGYAALTLVGEEEAGLTAEYKINLLSPAHGERLVAVGRVLKPGRTLIVAQGDVYVEQQGRRKPVATMLMTLCVVKTLGHV; from the coding sequence ATGACCGCCTCCCCCGCCCAAGCCGTGCCCGCTGAACCGGAACCGCTGTCCGCCGCGCGGGCCGACGCCATTGCCACCAGTTTCTCGCGCCAGGGGCTGATGCGGACCTTCGGCGCCGAGCTGGCGCGCGTGCAGCGCGGCGAGGTGGAACTGGCCATGCCGTGGTCCGAGGGCGTGACCCAGCAGCACGGCTTCTTCCACGGCGGCGTGGTCGGCGCGCTGGCCGACAGCGCCTGCGGCTATGCCGCGCTGACGCTGGTCGGCGAAGAAGAGGCGGGCCTGACCGCCGAGTACAAGATCAACCTGCTGTCCCCCGCCCACGGCGAACGCCTGGTGGCGGTGGGGCGGGTGCTCAAGCCCGGGCGCACGCTGATCGTGGCGCAGGGCGATGTCTACGTCGAGCAGCAAGGCCGCCGCAAGCCGGTGGCGACCATGCTGATGACGCTGTGCGTGGTCAAGACGCTGGGCCACGTCTGA
- a CDS encoding isovaleryl-CoA dehydrogenase: MTELPGLKFDLGEDIEMLRGAVRDWAQAELAPRAAEIDRTDQFPMDAWKKMGDLGVLGITVAEEYGGANMGYLAHMIAMEEISRASASVGLSYGAHSNLCVNQIHRNGTAAQKAKYLPKLVSGEWIGALAMSEPNAGSDVVSMKLRAQLKGDRYVLNGTKMWITNGPDCDVLVVYAKTEPELGARGMTAFIVEKGMKGFSVAQKLDKLGMRGSHTGELVFEDVEVPVENILGAENGGARVLMSGLDYERAVLSGGPVGIMQACMDVVTPYIHDRKQFGQSIGEFQLIQGKVADMYTTLQAARSYLYTVGKNLDALGSDHVRQVRKDCAAVILYTAEKATWMAGETVQILGGNGYINEYPAGRLWRDAKLYEIGAGTSEIRRMLIGRELFAETM; encoded by the coding sequence ATGACTGAATTGCCAGGCCTGAAATTCGATCTGGGCGAAGACATCGAAATGCTGCGCGGTGCCGTGCGCGACTGGGCCCAGGCCGAACTGGCCCCGCGCGCGGCCGAGATCGACCGTACCGACCAGTTCCCGATGGACGCCTGGAAGAAGATGGGCGACCTCGGCGTGCTCGGCATCACCGTGGCCGAGGAATACGGCGGCGCCAACATGGGCTACCTGGCCCATATGATCGCGATGGAGGAAATCAGCCGCGCCTCGGCCTCGGTGGGACTGTCATACGGCGCGCATTCGAACCTCTGCGTGAACCAAATCCACCGCAACGGCACGGCCGCGCAGAAGGCCAAGTACCTGCCCAAGCTGGTGTCGGGCGAATGGATCGGCGCGCTGGCGATGAGCGAGCCCAACGCCGGCTCCGACGTGGTCAGCATGAAGCTGCGCGCACAACTGAAGGGCGACCGCTACGTGCTCAACGGCACCAAGATGTGGATCACCAACGGCCCGGACTGCGACGTGCTGGTGGTCTACGCCAAGACCGAGCCCGAGCTGGGCGCGCGCGGCATGACCGCCTTTATCGTCGAGAAGGGCATGAAGGGCTTCTCGGTGGCGCAGAAGCTGGACAAGCTGGGCATGCGCGGCTCGCACACCGGCGAGCTGGTGTTCGAGGACGTGGAAGTGCCGGTCGAGAACATCCTCGGTGCCGAGAACGGCGGCGCCAGGGTGCTGATGAGCGGGCTCGACTATGAGCGCGCGGTGCTGTCCGGCGGCCCGGTCGGCATCATGCAGGCGTGCATGGACGTGGTCACGCCGTATATCCACGACCGCAAGCAGTTCGGCCAGAGCATCGGCGAATTCCAGCTGATCCAGGGCAAGGTGGCCGACATGTACACCACGCTGCAGGCGGCGCGCAGCTACCTGTACACGGTCGGCAAGAACCTCGACGCGCTCGGCAGCGACCACGTGCGCCAGGTGCGCAAGGACTGCGCCGCGGTGATCCTGTACACCGCGGAAAAGGCCACCTGGATGGCGGGCGAGACCGTGCAGATCCTGGGCGGCAACGGCTATATCAACGAGTACCCGGCCGGGCGCCTGTGGCGCGACGCCAAGCTGTACGAGATCGGCGCCGGCACCTCCGAGATCCGCCGCATGCTGATCGGCCGCGAGCTATTCGCGGAAACGATGTAA